From Panthera uncia isolate 11264 chromosome E1, Puncia_PCG_1.0, whole genome shotgun sequence, one genomic window encodes:
- the NOG gene encoding noggin: MERCPSLGVTLYALVVVLGLRAAPAGGQHYLHIRPAPSDNLPLVDLIEHPDPIFDPKEKDLNETLLRSLLGGHYDPGFMATSPPEDRPGGGGGAAGGAEDLAELDQLLRQRPSGAMPSEIKGLEFSEGLAPGKKQRLSKKLRRKLQMWLWSQTFCPVLYAWNDLGSRFWPRYVKVGSCFSKRSCSVPEGMVCKPSKSVHLTVLRWRCQRRGGQRCGWIPIQYPIISECKCSC; encoded by the coding sequence ATGGAGCGCTGCCCCAGCCTGGGGGTCACCCTCTACGCCCTGGTGGTGGTCCTGGGGCTGCGGGCGGCACCGGCCGGCGGCCAGCACTATCTCCACATCCGCCCGGCTCCCAGCGACAACCTGCCCCTGGTGGACCTCATCGAACACCCGGACCCTATCTTTGACCCCAAAGAGAAGGATCTGAACGAGACGCTGTTGCGCTCGCTGCTCGGGGGCCACTACGACCCGGGCTTCATGGCCACCTCGCCCCCCGAGGACCggcccggcgggggcgggggggcggccgGGGGCGCCGAGGACCTGGCCGAGCTGGACCAGCTGCTGCGGCAGCGGCCGTCGGGGGCCATGCCGAGCGAGATCAAAGGGCTGGAGTTCTCCGAGGGCTTGGCCCCGGGCAAGAAGCAGCGCCTGAGCAAGAAGCTGCGGAGGAAGTTACAGATGTGGCTGTGGTCGCAGACCTTCTGCCCGGTGTTGTACGCGTGGAACGACCTGGGCAGCCGCTTTTGGCCGCGCTACGTGAAGGTGGGCAGCTGCTTCAGTAAGCGCTCGTGCTCCGTGCCCGAGGGCATGGTGTGCAAGCCGTCCAAGTCCGTGCACCTCACGGTGCTGCGGTGGCGCTGTCAGCGGCGCGGGGGCCAGCGCTGCGGCTGGATTCCCATCCAGTACCCCATCATTTCCGAGTGCAAGTGCTCGTGTTAG